The Cellulosimicrobium sp. ES-005 genome segment AGGCCGCCCTCGCGGCGGCCGACCCGTGGACGGACGACGAGGTCGACGCGGCGCTCTCCCGCCACCCCCGGATCGGGGAGCGTGCGCAGGGGGACGCCGCGGACGCGAGCATGTCGCGGTCCGAGCAGTCCGGCGTCGACACCTCCGACGACGACGTGACGCGCCGGCTCGCCGACGGCAACCGCGCGTACGAGGAGCGGTTCGGGCACGTGTTCCTCATCCGGGCCGCCGGACGCAGCGCCGAGGAGATCCTCGAGCAGCTCACCGAGCGGCTCGGCAACGACGCCGAGACCGAGCGGGCGAACGCCGCCCGCAACCTGCGCGAGATCGCCGCGCTGCGGCTGAAGGGAATGCTGACACCATGAGCACCCACGCCAGCCACATCACCACGCACGTACTCGACGCGGCCAGCGGTAGGCCCGCCGAGGGGATCGCCGTCCGCCTGGAGGCGGCTCCGGAGATCGCGGACAGGACGACGGGGCAGGGCTGGTCCCTGGTGGCGTCCTCCCGCACGAACGACGACGGTCGCGTGCCCCAGCTCGGGCCCGAGACCCTCGTCCCCGGTACGTACCGGCTCGTGTTCGACACGGGCGAGTACTTCGACCGGCGAGACACCGTGTCCTTCTACCCGGAGGTCGTCATCGTCTTCCGGGTGGCGAGCGCTGAGCAGCACTACCACGTCCCCGTCCTGCTCAGCCCGTTCGCCTACTCGACCTATCGAGGGAGCTGACATGAGCACCACCACCACGACCGCCGCGCAGCCGGCGGCCACGCAGAGCAGCGGGGCCATCGTCCTGGGCGACAACCAGTGGGGCAAGGCGGAGGTGCGCCTCGTGCGCGTCGACCGCGCCACGCCTCGCCACGAGATCACGGACCTCAACGTCTCCTCGCAGCTGCGGGGCGGGCAGGAGGCCACGCACCTGGAGGGCGACAACTCCAAGTGCGTCGCCACCGACACGCAGAAGAACACGATCTACGCGTTCGCCCGCGACGGCGTCGGCGCGATCGAGGACTTCGCGATCCGCCTCGGCCGGCACTTCGTCGAGGACTTCGAGTGGATCGAGGGCGGCCGCTGGGAGATCGAGCAGTACTCCTGGAACCGCATCGAGACCGCGGACGGCGAGCACGACCACGCGTTCGTGCGGAACAACCAGGAGACGCGCACGACCGTCGTCCAGCGCGACGGCGACGAGGTCTTCGTCGTCTCGGGCCTCACGGACCTCGTCGTGCTCAAGTCGACGGGCTCGGAGTTCCACGGGTTCCCGCGCGACCGCTACACGACCCTCGTGGAGACGAACGACCGCATCCTCGCGACGTCGGTCACGTCGCGCTGGCGCTACACGACGACGGACGTCGACTTCGACGCCGTGTACGCGAAGGTCCGCGCGATCCAGCTCGAGGCGTTCGCGACGACCCACTCGCTCGCGCTGCAGCAGACGCTGTTCGCGATGGGCAAGGCGGTCCTGGAGGCCGTCCCGGAGATCGCCGAGATCAAGTTCTCGATGCCGAACAAGCACCACTTCCTCGTGGACCTGGCGCCGTTCGGCCTCGACAACCCCAACGAGGTCTTCTACGCGGCCGACCGCCCGTACGGGCTCATCGAGGCGACGGTGCAGCGCGAGGGCGAGCCGGCCGAGCCGCGCGCCTGGGCGACCGTCACCGGGTTCTGCTGAGCCGACCGTGACGGACGGACGCGCCCTGCCCGACCGCGGAGCACCCGCGGTCCGGCAGGGCGCGCCCGCCCCGTCGCACCCCCGCGCCGCCTCAGGGCGCCGCGGTGATGAGCTCGCGCGTGAGCTCGTTCGCGACGCGGTGCAGCACCGGCACGGCTCGCTCCCCGAACTCGTACGTCACGCGGGCCGCGGGGCCCGAGACGGACAGGGCGGTGGGGGTCGGGGCGTCGGGCACCGCGACGGCGAAGCAGCGCACACCGAGCTCCTGCTCGCCGTCGTCGATCGCGTAGCCGCGGTCGCGCGTCGCGGCGAGCTCGGCGAGGAGCGCGTCGACGTCGGTGATCGACTGGTCCGTCGCGGGCGGCATGCCGACGCGGCCCATGATCTCCCGCACCGTCTGGTCGGGGAGCTGGGCGAGCACCGCCTTGCCGACGCCCGTGCAGTGCGTGTAGACGCGCCGGCCGACCTCGGTGAACATCCGCATCGAGTGGCTCGACGACGCCTGGGCGACGTAGACCGCCATGTCGCGGTCGATCATCGCGAGGTTCGCCGACTCGCCGAGGTCGTGGGCGAGCCGCTCGAGGTAGGGACGGGCGCCGGCGCCGAGCTGGCGCCCGGCCGACTCGCCGAGCCGGATGAGGCGCGGGCCGAGCGTGTACCGGCGCGACGGCGTCTGGCGCACGTAGCCCTGCGCGAGCAGCGTGCGCAGCAGCCGGTGGATCGTCGGCAGGGGGAGGCCGGCGTGCTGCGCGAGCTCGCTGAGCCCGGACTCGCCGCCGAAGTCGGCGAGCAGCTCGAGCAGCTCGATCGCCCGGTCGACCGACTGCACGCCCCCGGACGCCTTCGCCGGGCGCACGCCCGGGGCGGTCTCCGTCGGCTCCGTCGCCGCCGAGGTCTCGGCCATCTCACCATCTCCTGTCCACCAGGTGCCGCCCGACGGCGGGCGCACCTCGCCTGAGCAGTGCGGGACCGTCCCGCGCTCCCTTCCGCATCACGGAAGACACGCATCAGCATACGAGAAGAAGGAACGAACATGACGTCCGAGACGAAGGCCCCGGAGACGCAGGCCACGACGGCGAAGGCCGCGGCGACCAGCCCGAGCTACTCCATCACGCTGCGCGTCGAGGCCCCGAGCGGGCACCGCACCGCGAGCGACCTCGTCGCCGCCGTGAGCGCGACGGGCGCCGCGATCACGGGCGTCGACGTCTCGGAGTCGGGCGCGGACCGCCTCGTCGTCGACGTCACGGCGGACACCGTGGACGCCGCGCACGTCGAGCAGATCCGCGACGCGCTCGGGGCGCTCGACGGCATCACCGTCCGCCACGTGAGCGACGCGACGTTCCTCATGCACCTCGGCGGCAAGCTCGAGGTCAACCCCAAGGTCCCCCTGCGCCACCGCGCCGACCTCGCCCGCGCCTACACGCCCGGCGTGGCGCGCGTGTGCCTCGCCATCGCCGAGCGCCCCGAGGACGCGCGCCGTCTGACGGTCAAGCGCAACACCGTCGCGGTCGTGACGGACGGCACCGCCGTCCTCGGCCTGGGCGACATCGGCCCGGCCGCCGCGCTCCCGGTCATGGAGGGCAAGGCGGCGCTCTTCAAGCAGTTCGCGGGCGTCGACGCCTGGCCGGTCTGCCTGGACACGACCGACACCGAGGAGATCATCCGCACCGTCAAGGCGATCGCGCCCGTGTACGGCGGGATCAACCTCGAGGACATCTCCGCGCCGCGCTGCTTCGAGATCGAGCGCCGCCTGCGCGAGGAGCTCGACATCCCCGTGTTCCACGACGACCAGCACGGCACCGCGATCGTCGTGCTCGCCGCGCTGACGAACGCGCTGCGCGTCGTGGGCAAGCGGATCGAGGACGTGCGCATCGTCGTCTCGGGCGTCGGCGCCGCGGGCAACGCGATCATCTCGCTGCTCCAGGGTCAGGGCGCGCGCCGCATCGTCGCGTTCGACCGGCACGGCGCGATCCACCCGGGTGCGAACCTCACCGACGAGCACCGCCGTCGCCTCGCCGAGACGACCAACGCCGAGGGCTTCACGGGCACGCTGCGCGAGGGCCTCGCGGGAGCCGACGTGTTCATCGGCGTCTCCGGCCCCAACATCCTCACGGGCGACGACGTCGCGACGATGGCCGACGACGCGATCGTCTTCGCGCTCGCGAACCCGACGCCCGAGGTCGACCCCATCGCCGCCGCGCAGCACGCGACCGTCGTCGCGACGGGACGCAGCGACTACCCGAACCAGATCAACAACGTCCTCGCCTTCCCGGGCCTGTTCCGCGGGCTGCTCGACGTCGGCGCGAGCGAGATCTCGGACGAGATGCTGCGCGCCGCGGCCGTCGCGATCGCGGACGCCGTCGCGCCCGAGGAGCTCAGCGCGAGCTACATCGTGCCGAGCGTGTTCGAGCCCGCGGTCTCCAAGGCGGTCGCGCGCGCCGTCGCCGAGGTCGCGGAGCGCGCCCGTGCGGAGCAGGCTCAGGAGAGCACCACGTCGGGTCACCACGTCGGGTCGGCGCCCCGGTCCTGACGCACCGTCGTCAGCCCGGCCGCCCCGCAGAAAGGACACACCATGACCACCACCACGGCCGTCGCCGTCCACGGACCCGCCGTCGAGCGGTCCGACGAGATCCTCACGCCCGACGCGCTCGACTTCGTCGCCGACCTGCAGCGGCGCTTCGGCGCCCGCCGCGACGAGCTGCTCGCCGCGCGCGCCGCGCGACGCGAGGAGGTGGCCCGCACGGGGCGCCTCGACTTCCTGCCCGAGACCGCCGACGTGCGCGCGGGGGACTGGACGGTCGCCGGCGCGCCCGTCGACCTCCAGGACCGCCGCGTCGAGATCACGGGGCCGCCGACGCCCAAGATGGCGATCAACGCTCTCAACTCGGGCGCGAAGGTCTGGCTCGCGGACCTCGAGGACGCGTCGACGCCGCACTGGAGCAACGTCGTCGGGGGTCAGGTCGCCCTGCACGACGCGACGCGCCGCACGCTCGCGTTCACGTCGCCCGAGGGCAAGCAGTACGCGCTGCGCCCGGAGACCGACGGCGACCCGCTCGCCGTCATGGTCGTGCGACCGCGTGGGTGGCACTTCGACGAGGTGCACCTCACCGTGGACGGGACGCCCGCGGTGGGTGCGCTCGTCGACTTCGGGCTGCACTTCTTCCACAACGCCGCGGAGCTCGTCGCGCGCGGGTCCGGGCCGTACTACTACCTGCCGAAGATGGAGTCGCACCTCGAGGCGCGCCTCTGGGACGACGTCTTCTCGCACGCCGAGGAGTCCCTCGGGATCCCGCACGGGACGATCCGCGCGACGGTCCTCATCGAGACGATCCCGGCCGCGTTCGAGATGGACGAGATCCTCTACGAGCTGCGCGACCACGCGTCG includes the following:
- a CDS encoding IclR family transcriptional regulator, with product MAETSAATEPTETAPGVRPAKASGGVQSVDRAIELLELLADFGGESGLSELAQHAGLPLPTIHRLLRTLLAQGYVRQTPSRRYTLGPRLIRLGESAGRQLGAGARPYLERLAHDLGESANLAMIDRDMAVYVAQASSSHSMRMFTEVGRRVYTHCTGVGKAVLAQLPDQTVREIMGRVGMPPATDQSITDVDALLAELAATRDRGYAIDDGEQELGVRCFAVAVPDAPTPTALSVSGPAARVTYEFGERAVPVLHRVANELTRELITAAP
- the uraD gene encoding 2-oxo-4-hydroxy-4-carboxy-5-ureidoimidazoline decarboxylase gives rise to the protein MTLDEFNRLSPSAARDALLACAHVTRWADAVADGRPYATVEDAAEAALAAADPWTDDEVDAALSRHPRIGERAQGDAADASMSRSEQSGVDTSDDDVTRRLADGNRAYEERFGHVFLIRAAGRSAEEILEQLTERLGNDAETERANAARNLREIAALRLKGMLTP
- the uraH gene encoding hydroxyisourate hydrolase — translated: MSTHASHITTHVLDAASGRPAEGIAVRLEAAPEIADRTTGQGWSLVASSRTNDDGRVPQLGPETLVPGTYRLVFDTGEYFDRRDTVSFYPEVVIVFRVASAEQHYHVPVLLSPFAYSTYRGS
- the pucL gene encoding factor-independent urate hydroxylase, with protein sequence MSTTTTTAAQPAATQSSGAIVLGDNQWGKAEVRLVRVDRATPRHEITDLNVSSQLRGGQEATHLEGDNSKCVATDTQKNTIYAFARDGVGAIEDFAIRLGRHFVEDFEWIEGGRWEIEQYSWNRIETADGEHDHAFVRNNQETRTTVVQRDGDEVFVVSGLTDLVVLKSTGSEFHGFPRDRYTTLVETNDRILATSVTSRWRYTTTDVDFDAVYAKVRAIQLEAFATTHSLALQQTLFAMGKAVLEAVPEIAEIKFSMPNKHHFLVDLAPFGLDNPNEVFYAADRPYGLIEATVQREGEPAEPRAWATVTGFC
- a CDS encoding NAD-dependent malic enzyme — protein: MTSETKAPETQATTAKAAATSPSYSITLRVEAPSGHRTASDLVAAVSATGAAITGVDVSESGADRLVVDVTADTVDAAHVEQIRDALGALDGITVRHVSDATFLMHLGGKLEVNPKVPLRHRADLARAYTPGVARVCLAIAERPEDARRLTVKRNTVAVVTDGTAVLGLGDIGPAAALPVMEGKAALFKQFAGVDAWPVCLDTTDTEEIIRTVKAIAPVYGGINLEDISAPRCFEIERRLREELDIPVFHDDQHGTAIVVLAALTNALRVVGKRIEDVRIVVSGVGAAGNAIISLLQGQGARRIVAFDRHGAIHPGANLTDEHRRRLAETTNAEGFTGTLREGLAGADVFIGVSGPNILTGDDVATMADDAIVFALANPTPEVDPIAAAQHATVVATGRSDYPNQINNVLAFPGLFRGLLDVGASEISDEMLRAAAVAIADAVAPEELSASYIVPSVFEPAVSKAVARAVAEVAERARAEQAQESTTSGHHVGSAPRS